CTATCATTaagaaacggatggagtattatTCATTCATTAGAAGGAAGAATGGGTATACAACAATTATTTGCGagttgtgtttcaaaaaggAGGAAAGAATGGGTAACCGTGCCACGCAGGCCACTATAAAACAGAGCGCAAGAGCCAATAACAAAGTGACACGCGAACAAAAAGGCGAAACGTCTATTACCGTAATTGGCAAACTGTTCATATGTTTCCCGTCgcctcctctctctctttcacctTCCTCAAATCGTTTAAAAAATTCCCAAAGATTTCTCTCCATCACGCTCTGACCTTCGAGAGACttcatatatcttcacggagaTCAAACATCCGAAAGCAAACTTCTATAACGCTCCTTGGCTTTCTCAATTGCTAGAAACCCTAGCTTCGGACTACAAAAATCGCAATGGATAGTGGTAATAGAAGCAGCACTATCGACGGAGCTTAAAGTGGAGGAGGATCTGTAGCAATGGAATCAAAGGAGATCCCTAAGCGGCAGCCTGTGGCGGTTCTAAGTGCTCAGTAAACAAAAAGTCTAGTACTAGTCTGAATGTAAAGAATCATCATCAGCCTCCTGTTGTTGCTGTTAGTATGGGGAATCATGGTTGTGaagatgatgacgatgatgaagaTTTGCCACCTGGATTTGGTCCAGCTGCTGTGAAAGACGACGATGATGACTTACCAGAGTTTAACTTCAATCCCTCCACTGCACCACCGGTTACTTCTTCTCCCCGGCAAGCAGTGGTGCCTCAGTCTTAGTCTTTGAATCAAGTAAGGGAGCTCATAGTCAAGTACGGAAACTCAGCAGGTAAACAACCATGGAATGGTCAGGATGATGACGATGACGATATTCCTGAATGGCAACCTCAAGTCTCAGGCCACCAGATTCAacctccaccacctcctccaccTCCTGGTCCTCCATTTCATAGCAGAGCCATGGCCAGACCACAAGGACAACATGGTGCTGGACCATCAGATGGATGGAGACCCAATCAAAACGCACCTAGGCAACAACAACAGTACAGTGCACGTAGGAATAGAGGATTTTGATTCAACATAATTGGTATAAATTTTGAGGAACAAAGAattcaccataatttttttctttcaacataTTCACCaattagagttttataatgccgatttttggattaataagacATGAAATAATAAGTATTCGTAAGATGATTATGCCCGTAcatgcgggcaaaacacctagtgtAATATTATTCATTCATTAGAAGGAAGAATGGGTATACAACAATTATTTGCgagttgtgtttcaaaaaagagGAAAGAATGGGTAACCGTGCCATGCAGGTCACTATAAAACAGAGCGCAAGAGCCAATAACAAAGTGACACGCGAACAAAAAGGCGAAACGTCTATTACCGTAATTGGCAAACTGTTCATATGTTTCCCGTCGCCTCCTCTCTCTTTCACCTTCCTCAAATCGTTTAAAAAATTACCAAAGATTTCTCTCCATCATGCTCTGACCTTCGAGAGACTTCATATATCTTCACAGAGATCAAACATCCGAAAGCAAACTTCTATAACGCTCCTTGGCTTTCTCAATTGCTAGAAACCCTAGCTTCGGACTACAAAAATCGCAATGGATAGTGGTAATAGAAGCAGCACTATCGACGGAGCTTAAAGTGGAGGAGGATCTGTAGCAATGGAATCAAAGGAGATCCCTAACCGGCAGCCTGTGGCGGTTCTAAGTGCTCAGTAAACAAAAAGTCTAGTACTAGTCTGAATGTAAAGAATCATCATCAGCCTCCTGTTGTTGCTGTTAGTATGGGGAATCATGGTTGTGaagatgatgacgatgatgaagaTTTGCCACCTGGATTTGGTCCAGCTGCTGTGAAAGACGACGATGATGACTTACCAGAGTTTAACTTCAATCCCTCCACTGCACCACCGGTTACTTCTTCTCCCCGGCAAGCAGTGGTGCCTCAGTCTCAGTCTTTGAATCAAGTAAGGGAGCTCATAGTCAAGTACGGAAACTCAGCAGGTAAACAACCATGGAATGGTCAGGATGATGACGATGACGATATTCCTGAATGGCAACCTCAAGTCTCAGGCCACCAGATTCAacctccaccacctcctccaccTCCTGGTCCTCCATTTCATAGCAGAGCCATGGCCAGACCACAAGGACAACATGGTGCTGGACCATCAGATGGATGGAGACCCAATCAAAACGCACCTAGGCAACAACAACAGTACAGTGCACGTAGGAATAGAGGATTTTGATTCAACATAATTGGTATAAATTTTGAGGAACAAAGAATTCACcataattttttctttcaacATATTCACCaattagagttttataatgccgatttttggattaataagacATGAAATAATAAGTATTCGTAAGATGATTATGCCCGTAcatgcgggcaaaacacctagtgtAATATTATTCATTCATTAGAAGGAAGAATGGGTATACAACAATTATTTGCgagttgtgtttcaaaaaagagGAAAGAATGGGTAACCGTGCCATGCAGGTCACTATAAAACAGAGCGCAAGAGCCAATAACAAAGTGACACGCGAACAAAAAGGCGAAACGTCTATTACCGTAATTGGCAAACTGTTCATATGTTTCCCGTCGCCTCCTCTCTCTTTCACCTT
The window above is part of the Brassica napus cultivar Da-Ae chromosome C8, Da-Ae, whole genome shotgun sequence genome. Proteins encoded here:
- the LOC125591870 gene encoding salivary acidic proline-rich phosphoprotein 1/2-like — protein: MGNHGCEDDDDDEDLPPGFGPAAVKDDDDDLPEFNFNPSTAPPVTSSPRQAVDDDDDDIPEWQPQVSGHQIQPPPPPPPPGPPFHSRAMARPQGQHGAGPSDGWRPNQNAPRQQQQYSARRNRGF
- the LOC106392686 gene encoding salivary acidic proline-rich phosphoprotein 1/2-like, which gives rise to MGNHGCEDDDDDEDLPPGFGPAAVKDDDDDLPEFNFNPSTAPPVTSSPRQAVVPQSQSLNQVRELIVKYGNSAGKQPWNGQDDDDDDIPEWQPQVSGHQIQPPPPPPPPGPPFHSRAMARPQGQHGAGPSDGWRPNQNAPRQQQQYSARRNRGF